The Stackebrandtia nassauensis DSM 44728 genome includes the window GCCGCGACCGCGACCCCGCTGCCGCCGCTGGAACCACCGGCGGTGAGCTCGGGGTTCCACGGGTTGCGGGTGATGCCCTCCAGCGGGCTGTCGGTGACGGCCTTCCAGCCCAGCTCCGGCGTGGTGGTCTTGCCCAGCAGCACCAGTCCGTGCTCGCGCAGCCGCGCGGTCACCGGGCTGTCGACGTTCCAGTCCTGGTCACGGTCGATGCAGCGTGAACCCCGCAGGGTCGGCCAACCCTCGCTGAGGAACATGTCCTTGATGGACGCGGGTACGCCGTCCAGCCAGCCGATGGGGTTGCCCTCCAGCCAGCGCTCCTCCGAGCTCCTGGCGGTGGCGAGCGCCGCGTCCGGGTCGACCAGACAGTAGGCGTTGTACTCGCCGTCGCGCTCCTCGATCGCGTCCAGTGCCGCCTGGGTGGCCTCGACCGGCGAGATCTCCCGCATCGCGTAGGCCGCGACGAGTTCGCTCGCCGTCAGCAGGGTCCTGGTGTTCGCTGGCATTTCTCTCCTCAGACCGCTGGGGACGGAACGTAGCCCAATTGCTTGTCCACGACGTTGTGTAGCGGCTGTCGCGTTCGCCATCGTTCAAAGTTCTCGATGAATCGTTCGACCAGGATGTTACGCCAGCCGATCACGTCGCCCGACATGTGCGCTGAGACGAGGACATTCTGCATCATCCACAGCGGACTGTCCGATGGCAGCGGTTCGACGTCGAAGACGTCGAGCGCCGCGCCCGCGATCTGTTGCGAGCGTAGGGCCGCGATCAGGTCCTTCGTGATCACCAGCTCGCCCCGGCCGACGTTGACGAACCGGGCGGTCGGTTTCATCGCGGCGAAGGCACGCGCGTCGAAGGCGCCCTTGGTCTGCTCGGTCAGCGGCGCCACCGCCACCACGTAGTCGGCTTCGGGCAGATGCTCGACCAGTTCGGTCGAGGGGTGCACGACGCCGAAGTCCGGGTCGTTCTCGCGCCGGGTGCGGCCCACGCCGCTGACGCGCATCCCCACCGCCCGCAACATCCGGGCGATGGCCCGGCCGATCGGACCGGTGCCCATCACCATCACGTGCTGACCCGCGACGCGCTCGGTCTCCCGGTGCTGCCACCGGGCCGCCTCCTGCAACCGCAGCGAACGGGCGAAGTCCTTGGCGAAGGCGAGTATGACTCCGAGCACATATTCGGCGATCGCGTCGTCGAAGACGCCACGCGAGTTCGTCAGCGTGACATCGCTGTCCCGCAGGCCGGGAAACAACACCGGATCGACGCCGGCGCTGGCAATGTGTACCCAGCTCAACCGGTCCGCCGCGTGCCACGCGCCGGGAAGTGCGGTAGACAGGAAGTCATAGACGAACAACGCGTCGGCGCCCGGCAGGGCCTGGGTCAGACCTGTTTCGTCGGTGTAACGAATTGTCGCGTACTTTTCGATCCTCTCCAGGTCGGGAGGCTGGTCAACGCTGTGTAGCACTGTCAATACCGGGGAATCCTCGCCGAGCATATTGACACAGTAGGAGGTAGTCGTATGATTGTCAACAATCCGAGGACTACCCCGGAGGTCACTTCCGCTAAACATCACCGGAGGCTGTGCCTTGGATTTGAGCGCACTTGACTTTCTCGACGTAGAAGGCCCGCTGGCCCAGCGTGGCATCGGCGTCATCGCCCCCTTCGACCTCGCCCTGGAGCGGGAACTGTGGCGCTGGGTGCCCATGGAGGTCTCCCTCCACCTGGCGCGCACTCCCTACGAACCGGTCCCGGTCAGCATGGAGATGGCCCAGCTGGTCAGCGACTCGCGGCACATCGCCACCGCCACCCGGGACGTGCTGCACGTGGAACCCGAGGTGGTGGCGTACCTGTGCACCTCGGGCAGCTTCGTCAACGGCGTCGACTACGAACGCTCGCTGTGCAAGGCGATCTGCGACGCCGGTGCCCCCGACGCCGTGACCACCTCGGGCGCCCTCGCCGAGGTGCTGCACCAGCTCGACGTCCGCAAGATCTCGGTGCTGACCCCCTACGACGCCGACCTGACCGGCAGGCTGCACGACTTCCTGGCCGAACTGGGCGTGGAGACCCTGTCCAGCGACCACCTCGGCCTGGGCGGCGGCATCTGGAAGGTCAGCTACCGCACCATCGCCGAGCGGATCATCGCGGCCAACCATCCCGACGCCGAGGCCGTCTTCATCTCTTGCACGAACCTGCCCACCTACGATTTGATAGAACCTCTCGAGGCCGCGCTCGGCAAACCGGTGCTCACGGCCAACCAGCTCACCATGTGGGCCTGTCTGCGGCGGATGAACCTGCCCAAGGTCGGCCCTGGTGACTGGCTGCGCGAGGTGTCCTGAGATCTGCTTGTAAGATTGTCGACAATCCAACTGGAGGATCTTATGACGACCATCGGATTCGTCTACCCCGACCACGCCGCCGAGGACGACTACCCGCTCGCGGAAAAGCTGCTCGGCTCCGGCGTCCGGCTGCCGGTCGCGCACATCTACGGCACCGACCTGCACGCCATCCCGGAACTGCTCGACCTGGGCGCCCCGCACCGGCTCGCCGAGGGGGCGCGGCTGTTGGCCGAGCACCGACCCGACGCCGTCGTGTGGGCGTGCACCAGCGGCAGCTTCGTCTACGGCACCCAGGGCGCCCGCGAACAGGTCGCCGGGCTCTCGGAGGCGGCGGGCGGCATCCCGGCGTCCAGCACCTCCTTCGCCTTCACCAACGCCGCGCGGGCGATGGGACTGGGCAAGGTCGCGGTGGCCGCGAGCTATCCCGAGGACGTCGCCACGATGTTCGCCGACTTCCTGGGCGACGCCGGAATCGAGGTCGTGGCGATGTCCAACCATGACATCGCCACCGCCGCCGAGGTCGGCAGGATGACCCCCGAAGCCGTCGCCGACCTCATCAGCTCACAGGACCAGCCGGACGCCGAGGCATTGCTGATTCCCGATACGGCGATGCGTACTCTTGCACTGGTGAACACACTGGAGGATCGCCTCGGAAAGCCTGTGCTGACCGCGAACCAGGTGACGATCTGGGAAGGCCTTCGGCTTACCGGCGCCACCTCGACCTCGGAGACTGTGGGCAGTCTCTTCCGCATCCCGCCCGCCGAAGCCAAGGTGGGAGGCGAATGACCATGACCTTCGCCGACCTCGAACCGATCGACCGGGAGTCGACGGCGGGCATCATCGCCCGCCGACTGCGACAGGCGATCATGGACGGCTCCATGCCACCGGGAACCCAGCTCGGCGAGACCGAGCTGGCCGGACGCTTCAACGTCTCGCGCGGACCACTGCGCGAGGCGATGCAGCGCTTGGTGTCCGAGGGCCTGTTGCGCAGCGAACGGCACCGCGGCCTGTTCGTCATCGACCTCGAACCCGGCGACGTCCGCGACGTCTACACCGCGCGCTGGGCGATCGAACGCGCCGCCGTCATCGAGATCATGGCGGGCGACCGCGAGGCCACCGCCGCGCTGCTCGACGAGACGGTCGCGGCCATGGCCATGGCCGCCGACCACAACAACCCGACGGCACTGTCCGACGCGGACCTGCGCTTCCACGAGGTCCTCATCGGAGCCTCGGGATGCAAACGGCTGGTTCGAATGGCACGCACCCTGCTCATCGAGACCCGGATGTGCCTGACGCTGTTGCAGACCACCTACCGGCGCGTGGACGAACGCGTCGACGAGCACAACCAGATCATCAAGGCCATCCGGCGCGGCGACACCCCCACCGTGCTGAAACTGCTGGAGAACCACATGGAGGACGCCGTCCAGCGCCTGGCGCCGGGTACCACCCTGCACCCCTGACGACGCCCTCCACGTGGACGTTCAGCCGAGCGCGGCCGCGATCTCCGAACCCAGTTCGGACGTGGTCGCCGAACCCCCGAGGTCGGGGGTGACCACGGCCCGCTCGGCCAACACGTCGGAAACCGCCGTCTCCACCGTGCGCGCCGCGTCGCGCTCGCCGAGGTGTTCGAGCATCATCGCCCCGGCCAGCACCTGGGCCACCGGATTGGCGATGCCCTTGCCCGCGATGTCGGGCGCGCTGCCGTGCACCGCCTCGAACATGGACGGATACTCGCCGGGCGGGTTGATGTTGCCCGAGGGCGCCATCCCCAGACCGCCGGTCACCGCGGCGGCCAGGTCGGAGAGTATGTCGCCGAACAGGTTCGAGCCGACCACCACGTCGAGGCGGTCGGGCTGCTGCACCATCCGGGCCGCCAGAGCATCCACATGGCACTGTTCGCTGTGGATGTCGGGGTACTCGGCGGCGACCTCGGCGAAGATCTCGTCCCAGTAGGGCATCGAGTGGACCAGACCGTTCGACTTCGTCGCCGAACACACCCGGCCCGAGCGGGAACCGGCCACCTGGAACGCATAGCGGATGATCCGCTCCACACCGACCCGCGTGAACACCGACTCCTGCAACACGAACTCGTCGGGACGGCCGGTGTTGTGGCGACCGCCGATAGTGGAGTACTCGCCCTCGGAGTTCTCCCGCACGATCACCATCTCCAGCTCCTCGGCGGAGCGGCCGGCCAGCGCGCTGGTCACGCCCGGCAGCAGTCGCACCGGCCGCAGGTTCACGTACTGCGAGAACGCCCGCCGCACCGGGATCAGAAGGCCCCACAGCGAAACGTGGTCGGGCACGCCGGGGAACCCGACCGCGCCCAGGAAGATGCCGTCGAAGGCCGACAGCCGCTCGACGCCGTCTTCGGGCATCATCGCGCCGGTGCGGGCGTAGCGCTCGCAGCTCCAGTCGAACTCGGTCCACTCCAGAGTGAACCCGTGCCGCTGTCCGGCCCGGTCCAGTACCTTGCGGGCCTCGACGGTGACGTCGACGCCGATCCCGTCGCCGGGGATGCTCGCGATCCTGTGCGTCCTCACAGGGCTACCGCGATGTACTTGGTCTCCAGGAACTCCTCGATGCCGACGGTGCCGCCCTCGCGGCCCAGCCCCGACTGCTTGACGCCGCCGAAGGGCGCGGCCGGGTTGGACACGATGCCCTGGTTCAGGCCGATCATCCCGGCCTCCAGCCGCTCCGCGACCCGCAGCGCCCGCTTGACGTCGCTGGTGTAGAGGTAGCTGACGAGGCCGTACTCGGTGTCGTTGGCGAGTTCGAGCGCCTCGTCCTCGGTGTCGAACACCGAGATCGGGGCCACCGGGCCGAAGATCTCCTCGTTGGCCATCCGGGCGTCGGTGGGCACGTCGGCCAGCACCGTCGGCTGGTAGAAGTTGCCGGGGCCCTCCACGACGGAACCGCCGGTCAGCACCCGGGCGCCGCGCTGCTTGGCGTCGTCGACCAGGCCGCTGACCTTCGTCACGGCCGCCTCGTCGATCAGCGGGCCGACGATGACGCCGTCCTCGGTGCCGCGCCCGATCGGTTGCGCGGCCATGCGTTCGGTCATGCGGCGGGCGAACTCCTCGGCCACGCCGCGCTGCACGTAGAACCGGTTGGCCGCGGTGCACGCCTCGCCGATGTTGCGCATCTTGGCCTGCATCGCGCCGTCGACGGCCGCGTCGAGGTCGGCGTCTTCGAAGACCAGGAACGGGGCGTTGCCGCCCAGCTCCATCGAGGTGTTGACCACCTTCTCGGCGCACTGTTCCAGCAGTTTGCGTCCCACGGCGGTGGAGCCGGTGAACGACAGCTTCCGGGCCCGGCCGTCGCGGATCAGCGGTTCCATGACGCCGCCGGAGTTGGTCGTGGTGAGCACGTTGAGGACGCCTTCGGGCAGTCCGGCGTCGGCGAGGATCTGGGCCAGCGCGAGCATGGACAGCGGGGTCTGCGCGGCGGGTTTGATCACCATGGTGCAGCCGGCGGCCACGGCGGGGCCGATCTTGCGGGTGCCCATGGCCATGGGGAAGTTCCACGGGGTGATCAGCAGCGCGGGGCCGACGGGCTGCTTGGCGACCAGGAACCGGCCGGTGCCGTTGGGGGCGGTGGCGTAGCCGCCGTCGATGCGCACGGCCTCCTCGGCGAACCAACGGAAGAACTCGGCGGCGTAGGCGATCTCGCCGCGCGCCTCGGCCAGCGGCTTGCCCATCTCCAGGGTCATCAGCAGCGCGAGCTCGTCGACCCGGGCCATCAGCTGTTCATAGGCGCGGCGCAGGATCTCGCCGCGTTCCCGGGGCGGGTGGTTCGCCCAGGACTTCTGGGCGGCGACCGCCGCGTCCAGGGCCGCGACACCGTCGGCGGGGGAGGCGTCGGCGACCTGACACAGCACCTCGCCGGTGGCGGGGTCGCGCACCTCGAAGGTCTTGCCGCCGGTGGCGCCGGTCCACTTGCCGCCGATG containing:
- a CDS encoding D-2-hydroxyacid dehydrogenase; this translates as MLGEDSPVLTVLHSVDQPPDLERIEKYATIRYTDETGLTQALPGADALFVYDFLSTALPGAWHAADRLSWVHIASAGVDPVLFPGLRDSDVTLTNSRGVFDDAIAEYVLGVILAFAKDFARSLRLQEAARWQHRETERVAGQHVMVMGTGPIGRAIARMLRAVGMRVSGVGRTRRENDPDFGVVHPSTELVEHLPEADYVVAVAPLTEQTKGAFDARAFAAMKPTARFVNVGRGELVITKDLIAALRSQQIAGAALDVFDVEPLPSDSPLWMMQNVLVSAHMSGDVIGWRNILVERFIENFERWRTRQPLHNVVDKQLGYVPSPAV
- a CDS encoding maleate cis-trans isomerase family protein; protein product: MDLSALDFLDVEGPLAQRGIGVIAPFDLALERELWRWVPMEVSLHLARTPYEPVPVSMEMAQLVSDSRHIATATRDVLHVEPEVVAYLCTSGSFVNGVDYERSLCKAICDAGAPDAVTTSGALAEVLHQLDVRKISVLTPYDADLTGRLHDFLAELGVETLSSDHLGLGGGIWKVSYRTIAERIIAANHPDAEAVFISCTNLPTYDLIEPLEAALGKPVLTANQLTMWACLRRMNLPKVGPGDWLREVS
- a CDS encoding maleate cis-trans isomerase family protein: MTTIGFVYPDHAAEDDYPLAEKLLGSGVRLPVAHIYGTDLHAIPELLDLGAPHRLAEGARLLAEHRPDAVVWACTSGSFVYGTQGAREQVAGLSEAAGGIPASSTSFAFTNAARAMGLGKVAVAASYPEDVATMFADFLGDAGIEVVAMSNHDIATAAEVGRMTPEAVADLISSQDQPDAEALLIPDTAMRTLALVNTLEDRLGKPVLTANQVTIWEGLRLTGATSTSETVGSLFRIPPAEAKVGGE
- a CDS encoding GntR family transcriptional regulator, with amino-acid sequence MTFADLEPIDRESTAGIIARRLRQAIMDGSMPPGTQLGETELAGRFNVSRGPLREAMQRLVSEGLLRSERHRGLFVIDLEPGDVRDVYTARWAIERAAVIEIMAGDREATAALLDETVAAMAMAADHNNPTALSDADLRFHEVLIGASGCKRLVRMARTLLIETRMCLTLLQTTYRRVDERVDEHNQIIKAIRRGDTPTVLKLLENHMEDAVQRLAPGTTLHP
- a CDS encoding tartrate dehydrogenase, with the translated sequence MRTHRIASIPGDGIGVDVTVEARKVLDRAGQRHGFTLEWTEFDWSCERYARTGAMMPEDGVERLSAFDGIFLGAVGFPGVPDHVSLWGLLIPVRRAFSQYVNLRPVRLLPGVTSALAGRSAEELEMVIVRENSEGEYSTIGGRHNTGRPDEFVLQESVFTRVGVERIIRYAFQVAGSRSGRVCSATKSNGLVHSMPYWDEIFAEVAAEYPDIHSEQCHVDALAARMVQQPDRLDVVVGSNLFGDILSDLAAAVTGGLGMAPSGNINPPGEYPSMFEAVHGSAPDIAGKGIANPVAQVLAGAMMLEHLGERDAARTVETAVSDVLAERAVVTPDLGGSATTSELGSEIAAALG
- a CDS encoding NAD-dependent succinate-semialdehyde dehydrogenase; the encoded protein is MPSETSVVASVAKELFIGGKWTGATGGKTFEVRDPATGEVLCQVADASPADGVAALDAAVAAQKSWANHPPRERGEILRRAYEQLMARVDELALLMTLEMGKPLAEARGEIAYAAEFFRWFAEEAVRIDGGYATAPNGTGRFLVAKQPVGPALLITPWNFPMAMGTRKIGPAVAAGCTMVIKPAAQTPLSMLALAQILADAGLPEGVLNVLTTTNSGGVMEPLIRDGRARKLSFTGSTAVGRKLLEQCAEKVVNTSMELGGNAPFLVFEDADLDAAVDGAMQAKMRNIGEACTAANRFYVQRGVAEEFARRMTERMAAQPIGRGTEDGVIVGPLIDEAAVTKVSGLVDDAKQRGARVLTGGSVVEGPGNFYQPTVLADVPTDARMANEEIFGPVAPISVFDTEDEALELANDTEYGLVSYLYTSDVKRALRVAERLEAGMIGLNQGIVSNPAAPFGGVKQSGLGREGGTVGIEEFLETKYIAVAL